DNA from Sulfurimonas xiamenensis:
AAAACCGATGTCGAAGTAGTTTGCTGTTACGATATTTGTAAGATTTGAAAATACAAAAGGCAAAGAGGCACTGTCGCTGATAAATCCTCCTGCGAGTAAAAATGCAAGAATTGTTTTTGCATTGAGTCGCAAAATATGCATTTTAGCAAGTAAAATTGGAGTTAAAATTAGCGCTGCTCCGTCATTTGCAAAAACCGCCGAAACTACTGCGCCAAGAAGGATAGAGTAAAAAAACATTCTCTTGCCGCTCCCTTTTGAGAGCTTTGCCATCTTAAGTGCCGCCCACTCAAAAAAACCTATCTCATCCAGGACCATTGAGAGGATAATAATCCCTATAAATGCCAGTGTCGCATCCCATATAATATCAAAAACTGCTACGACATCATTGAAATTAACAACACCCGCAATAAGGGCAACAACGGCTCCGATAACGGCAGTGGTGCCAATTTGGAGTCCACGCGGCTGCCAGATAACAAAGATAAGAGTTATAAGAAAAATGCTAAAAGAGAACAACATATTAAAAGAGCTCGGTTTTTACTACTGGAAGCAGAGCAGTTTTAATAGCGTCAAAAGTTTTAACAAACTCTTCGTACTCTTTTCCATCAGGATCAGCAAAGCCCACATGTACTACTTTTGCTTTATTTGGAAAAAGAGGACAGCTCTCTTTGGCATTGTCACAGACCGTAACGACGAGGTCAAACTCTATATCTAAAACTTCATCAAGAGTTTTTGAGTGATAGCTCTCTCTCCATGCACCGTTTTCTTTTAAGACTCTTTTTGCATTAGGATTTACTTTGTTGGTTGCCTTAACACCGGCGCTATATGCCTCTACACTTTCGATATTTTGATTTATCAATGCTTCTGCAATTATTGAGCGGCAGCTGTTTCCTGTACATAATACCAAAACTTTTTTACTCACTTTTACATCCTCTTTTTAAAATCGGCAATACAATTCCTAAAGAGTTTATCTCTTTTAAAATCGATTGTCTAAACTCATCTAATGGTGTTCTAATGCTGTAGTGTGCCCATCTGCCGCGTCTCTCTACTTTTAAAAAACCTGCATCTTTTAAGATTTTTAGATGTCTTGATATACGCGACTGGATCATATCAAAAGAGTTTTCTATATCGCAGACACAAACTTCTTTGTATTTATCTATAAAGTGCAAAATTTCAACTCTTGTCTTGTCGTTTACAGCGCCTATCGTATTTAAAAAAATATCCATAAAAAGAGCCTCCTTTTTTAACGAGAAAATTGTAGCTAAAAATAATTAATATATCAAGATATGTTGATATATTAATTAAAAACATTTTAAAAATTTTAAAATGCTTCTTATCTGTCGTAGAGATAAAATTTATTGTATCTGATGATTTCGCTTAAGTTTTCTGCATATTTTTCGCCTATTTCAGAGTAGCTGTCCAATTTTTCTATTAATATATATGGATCATCAGTCTGCATCTTTAGCTCTCTAAAATCTTTATATGCGTAAGAGCGGGCAAGTGTTTTGTAGTAATCTCTTATCGAATCTTTAATATCGGAATATTTTTTAAGCCAAATTGTTCTGCTGCCTCTTTGCTGTACTGCTGCAATTCTTGGCTCGTTTTTGTTAAAAGACCAGATGCCGTACAGATTATTTGCTTCTACAAAAAATCTTGATTTTGCCCAGGCGCTCTCCATGGCAGCTTGAGCGATAGAAATGCTTACAGGATGGGGTTTAAGTGCCATAAGCAGCTCTTCATCACTCTCTACTCCATAATACTCTTTTAGCTCTGAAATTTTTTCTTTGTATTCATCATTTTCTAAATTTTGAGCAATCTCTTCATATTGCGTTTGAAGTTCATTATGTACCGAATTTATTGCAGGTATTATCAAGGTGTTAAATTGCTTCTTTTTCTGTTCTACGCTTGCTGCTTTGTTTGCGGATTTTTTCTTCTCTTTCTTGATTTTTTCAGCTTTTTCAATTTGTTTTATTTTTTCAATTTGTTTTATTTTTTCAACTTCTTCAATTTTAGATTGTGAAAAAAAAGTGCTTAAAAAGAAAAGAAGCAGCATTACTAAAAAAATTAAAAGTGTGTTTTCATATAAAAATTTCAAATTAAAAACTCCATATTTAATTTTTTAGCATAGGCTCCCAGCATGGCTCTTTCAAAATCATTGTTGGTTGCATATTGGTAACCAAATGTTTCCTTCCACATTTCATGCTCTTCCATGCAGAGATAGAAAAATACCTCTTTATGCCATGGCGCAAAACTGTTATAAGCATGTTTAAACATCTCTACTTTTATGTCATACGGGTAGGAGCTTTTGCCACTTGCATCCTCAAAAGGCATTTGGGTGATTTTGCTTCTAAACTCTCTATTTCTTAGCTGCTTAATCACAGGTTTTATAAATGTCAGCGTACCAAAACTAACAAGTGCGACTTCATAAGCCTGAAACTCTTTGAGTAATCGTTTATAGATCTCTTCGTATTCACTTAAATAGTTCTCATATTCAACAATCGGATGAAAATGAAAACCTACTTTCACCCCTTTGTCTGCTACTTTTCTGGCAGCATTGATGCGTTTATCAAGCGAAGCCGTCAAATGCTCCTCGTTTTGTATAATAGTAGGCGTGTTAAGTGACCAGGTGCATAAAATATTTTTTGGCACTTCATTTTCCAGAAGATAGCTTATGTTGTCTGATTTTGTTTTAAACTCTAAAATTACATTTTTGTTTTCTCTTGCAAATTCAAACAAAGCATCTAAAATGCCCTCTCTGTTTCCCCACATAAGCGAATCAGAAGCCTGTCCTGTTCCAATGTGATATGTTCTGTTTTTTTCAAGATTTAAATTTTTTAGTTTTGCTGCAAAACTGCTGTCAAAAGTTATGGTGTTTTGATTGTAAAAAGATTGTATAGAGCAGTAGGAACAGTCAAATCCGCAGCTCTCAACAGCGTCAAGAGTCAAAAGGTTGCAGCATCTTGTTTTTTCGCTGGCCACCGGACAGAGTCCTAGACCAAAACCCTCTTTTTTCTCAGTTTTAAAATGAAACTTCTGCTCTTTTGCACTGTTTTTAAGTTTAAAATTTTTATAAGAGTTAGGTTTTTCTCTTAATGCATTATATGCTTTTATAAGTCTTGAAAAAACAACTTTTTTTTGAGTGTGATCCGGAAAAAACTCTATAATACTTTTTTCATTCCACATCTCTAAGTCTCTAGCAATGTCAATAATCTGTTTAATTTCAGAAAATGAAAATTTTAGCTCAAGTGATTTTAGTTTTATAAAATCTTGCTCATTTGAGGTAAGTTTATAAAAAACTGTATTTTTTATAGCCTCATTAAATTTATCTAAATATGAATTCATGATGGAATTTTAGCAAAAAAATGAAACATTTTGTTATTTTGTTATTTTTATTGATACATTTGTACCTATATTAACTTTACTTTTAACTTCAATATTGTAATGGTGGATATCTAAAATCATTTTAACAATCGCAAGACCCAGGCCGCTTCCTCCCTCTTTTCGCGAACGAATTTTGTCGGCTTTGTAAAACTTCTCAAAAATATGCGGCAAATCTTTTTCTTCTATTCCATAACCGTTGTCTTTGATTTTTAAGATGTATTCATTATCATTTTCATCCATGTAGATATCTATTTTAGAGTTTTTTGGACTGTAGATAACCGCGTTTTTAAGTATGTTGCTAATAGCAATTTTTAAGAGAGTTTCGTTTGCGTAGATTGTTGCGGGGATAATTTTTTTAGCTTCAATAGCTATGTTTTTTGTCAGGGCAAATTTTTTTATCTGCAATATAGTATCCATGATTACTTCATCTAAATATAGTTCTTTAAAATCGTTTTTTAATTCGCTTGTATTCTTTTTAGCAAGAAATAGCAGCTGATTGATTATTTTTTCTATAGCAATGCTCTCTTCTAATATATCTTTTAAAATCTCTTTATACTCTTGAGGTTCTCTCTCATGTTTAAGAGCAACTTCAATTTCCCCGCGGATAACGGTTAGCGGGGTTTTGAGTTCATGGGAGGCGTTATTGCTAAAATCTGTTACTTTATTAAAAGAGTCTTCGAGATTGTTTAAAAGCTGGTTGAAAGTAGAAATAAGATCTTTAATTTCGCTTGGGATATTATTTGTACTTACTCGTTTTGATAAATTTTGCGCTGATATAGATTTAACCGAAGTTATAACCTCTTTAACAGGAGAGAGTATTCTGCTTATTAGTATGTTTGCAATAATTGAAAATATAATCAAAACAATAGGAGTTGCAATAATAAGACCGAGCAGAAGCTGTTTTAGATAGGGAGATTCAATATCCTTTTTCATGGCAAGCTGAATAAAAACTTTGGTATCTTCTTTTTCAAAAATAAGCATAGAGCTTGTGCGATAAGAGTTTTTATCAAAATAGTATATACTCCCCACATGTCCAATCTCATTTAGAGGTATATCAAAGAGCCAGCTGTGAATTTTTGAAGAGAGTGTTTCATGCTCTATTTTTTTGCTTTTTTTGTTGTAATAGATAATTTTTACAAAAAGAGGCTCTATAGAAAACTCTTCTATAAGTTCGTTTGCCATGTTAGAAGCATCATCATAACCCTCTTTTTTAAAATCGGGTATAACATCGATAGAGATCATCTTTAACTGGGTGTCCGTGGTATTTAAAACACCTTTTTTTGCCGTATTATAGATAAAAGCGCCGTAAACAAATAGAACAATTACATTTGTAATAAAAAAATAAAAAAGCAGTTTTAATCTTAGACTTTTAGACATCTTGATCGCTTAGCATGTAGCCTAAACCTCGTACGGTATGTATAAGTTTCAGGTCAAAATCTTTGTCTATTTTGTTTCTCAGCCTGTAGATGTAAACATTTATAATATTGCTCATACTCTCCTGTTCCATGTCGCTTAGATTCTCTTTTATAACTGTTTCACTTAAGAGCTTTTTGCTGTTTCTTGCCAAAAACTCCAATAATGCATACTCTTTTGCAGTCAATTTTATCTTTTTATCTGCCCGCTTGACCTCATGGTGTGTGGTGTCTATTGTTAAATCTGCAACCGTTATGATATTTGAAGTAGTTGAGGGGTTTCGTAGTTTTGCCCGGATACGAGCCAGGAGCTCTTCAAAGGCAAACGGTTTTGTCAGGTAATCATCCGCGCCGCTGTCAAGACCGTCTATCTTATCTTCTACTTTGTCTCTTGCCGTTAACATGATAACAGGGGTAGCTATATTTTTGCTTCTTATATTTTTGCATACATCAATGCCGTTTAAACCGTGAATCATTAAATCGAGCAAAATAACATCATAAGAGTTTGTCTCTATAAGATAAACAGCTTCATATCCGTTGTCTGTAACATCGACGCTGTAAGACTCTTCTTGA
Protein-coding regions in this window:
- a CDS encoding arsenate reductase ArsC, with product MSKKVLVLCTGNSCRSIIAEALINQNIESVEAYSAGVKATNKVNPNAKRVLKENGAWRESYHSKTLDEVLDIEFDLVVTVCDNAKESCPLFPNKAKVVHVGFADPDGKEYEEFVKTFDAIKTALLPVVKTELF
- a CDS encoding ArsR/SmtB family transcription factor: MDIFLNTIGAVNDKTRVEILHFIDKYKEVCVCDIENSFDMIQSRISRHLKILKDAGFLKVERRGRWAHYSIRTPLDEFRQSILKEINSLGIVLPILKRGCKSE
- a CDS encoding glucosaminidase domain-containing protein; its protein translation is MKFLYENTLLIFLVMLLLFFLSTFFSQSKIEEVEKIKQIEKIKQIEKAEKIKKEKKKSANKAASVEQKKKQFNTLIIPAINSVHNELQTQYEEIAQNLENDEYKEKISELKEYYGVESDEELLMALKPHPVSISIAQAAMESAWAKSRFFVEANNLYGIWSFNKNEPRIAAVQQRGSRTIWLKKYSDIKDSIRDYYKTLARSYAYKDFRELKMQTDDPYILIEKLDSYSEIGEKYAENLSEIIRYNKFYLYDR
- a CDS encoding SPL family radical SAM protein — its product is MNSYLDKFNEAIKNTVFYKLTSNEQDFIKLKSLELKFSFSEIKQIIDIARDLEMWNEKSIIEFFPDHTQKKVVFSRLIKAYNALREKPNSYKNFKLKNSAKEQKFHFKTEKKEGFGLGLCPVASEKTRCCNLLTLDAVESCGFDCSYCSIQSFYNQNTITFDSSFAAKLKNLNLEKNRTYHIGTGQASDSLMWGNREGILDALFEFARENKNVILEFKTKSDNISYLLENEVPKNILCTWSLNTPTIIQNEEHLTASLDKRINAARKVADKGVKVGFHFHPIVEYENYLSEYEEIYKRLLKEFQAYEVALVSFGTLTFIKPVIKQLRNREFRSKITQMPFEDASGKSSYPYDIKVEMFKHAYNSFAPWHKEVFFYLCMEEHEMWKETFGYQYATNNDFERAMLGAYAKKLNMEFLI
- a CDS encoding sensor histidine kinase yields the protein MSKSLRLKLLFYFFITNVIVLFVYGAFIYNTAKKGVLNTTDTQLKMISIDVIPDFKKEGYDDASNMANELIEEFSIEPLFVKIIYYNKKSKKIEHETLSSKIHSWLFDIPLNEIGHVGSIYYFDKNSYRTSSMLIFEKEDTKVFIQLAMKKDIESPYLKQLLLGLIIATPIVLIIFSIIANILISRILSPVKEVITSVKSISAQNLSKRVSTNNIPSEIKDLISTFNQLLNNLEDSFNKVTDFSNNASHELKTPLTVIRGEIEVALKHEREPQEYKEILKDILEESIAIEKIINQLLFLAKKNTSELKNDFKELYLDEVIMDTILQIKKFALTKNIAIEAKKIIPATIYANETLLKIAISNILKNAVIYSPKNSKIDIYMDENDNEYILKIKDNGYGIEEKDLPHIFEKFYKADKIRSRKEGGSGLGLAIVKMILDIHHYNIEVKSKVNIGTNVSIKITK
- a CDS encoding response regulator — its product is MRILVVEDDEKIASFIKKGLQEESYSVDVTDNGYEAVYLIETNSYDVILLDLMIHGLNGIDVCKNIRSKNIATPVIMLTARDKVEDKIDGLDSGADDYLTKPFAFEELLARIRAKLRNPSTTSNIITVADLTIDTTHHEVKRADKKIKLTAKEYALLEFLARNSKKLLSETVIKENLSDMEQESMSNIINVYIYRLRNKIDKDFDLKLIHTVRGLGYMLSDQDV